The sequence TCAGGGGCACGCGCCAGAGTCACGCCGCCCTGTGCTCCCCGCTGGCTTTTTACAAGCCCAGCTTTCCTCAAAACTGTTATCTGTTGCTCTAAGAATCGTTCGGGAATACCCTGCCTTACGGCTATTTCACGCACGCCTACCGGCCCTTGCCCGTAATAGCCTGACATGTCAATAAGTGCCCTTAGCGCATATTCACTTTTCGCAGAGAACTTCAACTTTACTCCTCGGTCCAGTGATTATCGACAATTCCGATAAATTTAGTGCGAATTCTTTAATGCAACCATACACCTGTCACCAGATGCTTGTCAACAAAATAATGCTAAGAAATAGCAATACACCGGAAGCTTCAGAGATTTTTTGACTTATGATTATCAATTGAAAAGGATGGGAAAAATCGGCAGGTTACAAACCGGTCTGATTCTTTAGAGCTACATTCATGCTGCCACTTTTAAATCCGGATAGGTCGAGGGATATAAAATTAAAGCCAAAAGCTTTAAGCTGCGCAACAATTCGATCTGCACTCTTTAAGACTTTATCCATTTCATCTTTAGGAACCTCTATCCTTGCAAGGTCGCCATGATGGCGCACCCTAAGTTGCCTAAATCCAAGCTCTTTGATATATTTTTCGGCTTTTGCAATTTGATGCAGTTTGGCCGCATTGATTTCCTCACCGTAAGGAATCCTTGAAGCAAGACAAGCCATACTCGGCTTATCCCAGGTAGAAAGACCTAATAAGGCAGATAGCTCCCGAATATCAGATTTGCAAAGACCGGCTTCTTTTAGAGGACTTCTTATCCCCATTTCAGCCGCCGCCTTGATGCCAGGCCGCCAATCCCCTTCGTCGTCGGCATTGGTGCCATCAGCGATCCAATTAAAGTTGTGCTCTTTTTGTATATCTTTAAGAAGAGAAAAACGTATTTTTTTGCAGTGGTAGCAGCGGTCGGGGGGATTTTTGATGAATTCCTTGCATTCCAGCTCGTTGGCATCGACTATGAGATGCGTTGATCCAATCTCTTTAGCTATGCGCTTGGCGTCTTCAAGCTCACTTAACTCAAGCGTGGCCGAGTTAGCTGTCACTGCAACAGCCTTATCCCCCAGCATATCGTGGGCTACCTTCAGTAAAAGAGTGCTGTCGGCACCCCCTGAAAACCCGATCAGCACGCTCTGCATCTCGGCCAAAATGCCTTGGAGCCTTAGGTATTTATCCTCTAAACCCTTTCTTAGACCCTTTACATTAGTCATCCTGGCCATCGCCCTTATCCTCACCGATCTGGTTAATCATTGCAGCCAAGCAGCCAGCCCCAAACCCGTTATCAATATTTACAACTGCAACCCCGGTAGCGCACGAGTTTAGCATGGTAAGAAGGGGTGCTAGCCCGCCAAAATGCGAGCCGTAACCTATACTTGTGGGAACCGCAACAACCGGGCACGAAACCATGCCCCCTACAACGCTGGGCAGAACACCATCCATCCCTGCCACTACAACTATTACCCTGGCCTGCGATATTTTTTCATAGGTTGCAAGCAGCCGGTGAAGACCGGCTACGCCTACATCGTAAATGCGCTCGACATTGGCGCCCATCATTTGTGCTGTAATTGCCGCTTCTTCGGCAACTGGCAAGTCTGCAGTCCCAGCGCTCATGACTACGACTTTTCCTTTCATCTTTCTTTTTTTACGCCTATCAACAGATACAATCCTTGCCTGTGCATGATATACCGCCTTGGGTTCAATACTCTTTATTGCTTCAAAAGCTGCCTCATCTGCCCTCGTAGCAAGGAGTGCGCCGGCGTTTTTCAGGATAACTCCCGCGATTTCCTTTACTTGCTCGACAGTC comes from Bacillota bacterium and encodes:
- the larE gene encoding ATP-dependent sacrificial sulfur transferase LarE, whose amino-acid sequence is MTNVKGLRKGLEDKYLRLQGILAEMQSVLIGFSGGADSTLLLKVAHDMLGDKAVAVTANSATLELSELEDAKRIAKEIGSTHLIVDANELECKEFIKNPPDRCYHCKKIRFSLLKDIQKEHNFNWIADGTNADDEGDWRPGIKAAAEMGIRSPLKEAGLCKSDIRELSALLGLSTWDKPSMACLASRIPYGEEINAAKLHQIAKAEKYIKELGFRQLRVRHHGDLARIEVPKDEMDKVLKSADRIVAQLKAFGFNFISLDLSGFKSGSMNVALKNQTGL
- the larB gene encoding nickel pincer cofactor biosynthesis protein LarB; the protein is MHDGNIRQLLEELKSGNLSIDEAYDRLKHLPFTDLEFAKVDNHRAIRKGFPETIYCQGKTVEQVKEIAGVILKNAGALLATRADEAAFEAIKSIEPKAVYHAQARIVSVDRRKKRKMKGKVVVMSAGTADLPVAEEAAITAQMMGANVERIYDVGVAGLHRLLATYEKISQARVIVVVAGMDGVLPSVVGGMVSCPVVAVPTSIGYGSHFGGLAPLLTMLNSCATGVAVVNIDNGFGAGCLAAMINQIGEDKGDGQDD